Proteins encoded together in one Impatiens glandulifera chromosome 1, dImpGla2.1, whole genome shotgun sequence window:
- the LOC124929651 gene encoding F-box protein CPR1-like — MSLIPNEILTNIFSRLPVKSLLRLKCLSKFWLAQISSPSFIKMHLTSPVQTKNLLLFLENQDIFQVDFDSLEDGSVVQLAEVDYIPLICSHAEVEFCGSCDGLICMANAKNADYVVLWNPSTRECFNLDSTCIDNPDDAVSKECVYRLGYDKINDDYKVVRLAFYLKEYFGKPDYEVKVYSMKTDSWHTSEKFPYYPSTESIGNSVAGGAMHWISDMKLDSQNKRMIVAFDFRTEKYRVISPPESQDPYDCLFLDNLEGCLSISCSCYLSLTMDLFLLKEYGGENEHWSKLITWSPTFSFQVQSTMVPIAYSKCGKKVLLNLDDERLGWYNLEEKTFEEIRIHGIEEFIEADICVESLVCIDV; from the coding sequence ATGTCTTTGATTCCTAATGAGATTTTAACAAACATATTTAGCCGATTACCTGTTAAGTCTTTGCTCCGTTTAAAGTGTTTATCTAAATTCTGGCTTGCACAAATCAGTAGCCCCTCTTTCATCAAAATGCATCTCACTAGTCCAGTTCAAACCAAGAACCTTTTACTCTTCCTAGAGAACCAAGATATCTTTCAGGTGGATTTTGATTCCCTCGAAGATGGTAGCGTTGTTCAACTGGCCGAGGTCGATTACATTCCATTGATTTGTAGTCATGCTGAAGTTGAGTTTTGCGGGTCCTGTGATGGCTTGATCTGTATGGCAAATGCCAAGAACGCTGACTATGTTGTTTTATGGAATCCATCAACGAGAGAGTGTTTTAATCTGGATTCCACATGTATTGATAACCCTGACGATGCCGTTTCGAAAGAGTGTGTTTATCGACTTGGTTACGATAAGATCAATGACGATTACAAAGTTGTGAGACTTgcgttttatttaaaagaatattttggaaAACCCGATTATGAAGTTAAGGTTTATAGTATGAAAACAGATTCGTGGCATACGTCGGAGAAGTTTCCTTATTATCCGAGTACGGAGAGCATTGGAAATTCTGTGGCTGGTGGAGCTATGCACTGGATATCAGACATGAAATTGGACTCACAAAATAAAAGGATGATTGTTGCCTTTGATTTCAGGACAGAAAAATATAGAGTAATATCACCGCCGGAGAGTCAAGATCCTTATGACTGCTTGTTTTTGGATAATTTAGAAGGATGCCTTTCAATAAGTTGTTCTTGTTACCTTTCATTGACTATGGATTTATTTTTGCTGAAGGAATATGGTGGAGAGAATGAACATTGGTCGAAGTTAATTACATGGTCACCAACTTTTTCTTTCCAGGTTCAATCCACTATGGTTCCTATTGCCTATTCAAAATGTGGTAAGAAAGTACTATTGAACTTGGATGATGAGAGACTTGGTTGGTATAATTTAGAAGAGAAGACATTTGAGGAAATTAGGATTCATGGTATCGAAGAATTTATTGAAGCGGACATTTGTGTGGAAAGCCTAGTCTGTATTGATGTTTAA